A stretch of Primulina tabacum isolate GXHZ01 chromosome 13, ASM2559414v2, whole genome shotgun sequence DNA encodes these proteins:
- the LOC142521760 gene encoding dynamin-2A-like, with protein MEAIDELSKLSDSMRQAGSLLADEDVDETSSSASSKRASTFLNVVTLGNTGAGKSAVLNSLIGHPALPTGEGGATRAPICVDLTRDSSLSSKSTIIWQIDNKSQQVSATALRHSLQDMLSKISGKSRDEIYLKLRTSTAPSLKLIDLPGVDKGSLDDALGQYAEHNDAILVVVIPASQAPEVASAKAIRIAKELDGECTRTVGVISKIDQVASEPKILAAVKALLLNQGPRSTADIPWVALIGQSVSIASAQSGGVGSDSSLEAAWRAENESLKSILTGAPESKLGRLALVETLAQQIRSRMKVRLPSLLSGLQGKSQTVQDMLFRLGEQMVQSSEGTKALALELCREFEDKFLQHISTGEGGGWKVVASFEGNFPNRIKQLPLDRHFDINNVKRIVLEADGYQPYLISPEKGLRSLIKGVLELAKEPSRLCVEEVHRVLVDIVSAAANATPGLGRYPPFKREVVTIATSALEGFKTEARNMVVALVDMERAFVPPQHFIRLVQRRMDRQRREDELKGRSSKKASEAEQSILNRATSPQTVSQQSGGNLKSMKDKPNQQDKDKDKDTQEASALKTAGPEGEITAGFLLKKSAKTNGWSRRWFVLNEKTGKLGYTKKQEERHFRGVITLEECNLDEVSEEEEAPSKSSKDKKANGPDTGKTPSLLFKITSKVQYKTVLKAHSAVVLKAESMADKTEWLNKMRNVIISKGGQVKGESAPSMRQSLSDGSLDTAVRRPADPDEELRWMSQEVRGYVEAVLNSLAANVPKAVVLCQVEKAKEDMLNKLYISVSSQSAARIEELLQEDQNVKRRRERYQKQSSLLSKLTRQLSIHDNQAAAASNISNGGGAVSSPTSSGTSGDDWRSAFDAAANGPSDSYWVSKSNGHSRRKSDPAQNGDLSSGANSSSRRTPVRVPPAPPYSGQRS; from the exons ATGGAGGCGATCGACGAGCTGTCCAAGCTGTCCGATTCCATGCGCCAGGCGGGGAGCCTGCTTGCTGACGAAGATGTTGACGAAACCTCGTCTTCTGCTTCCTCCAAACGCGCCTCCACTTTTCTCAATGTTGTCACTCTCGGAAACACT GGTGCAGGTAAGTCTGCTGTATTGAATAGTCTAATCGGGCATCCTGCACTG CCAACTGGCGAAGGTGGTGCCACACGTGCTCCGATATGTGTTGATTTAACAAGGGATAGCTCTCTAAGCAGCAAATCCACAATTATTTGGCAGATTGACAATAAATCTCAACAAGTTTCCGCTA CTGCTCTTCGGCATTCATTACAGGATATGTTGAGCAAAATTTCGGGCAAGAGTCGCGATGAGATATACTTGAAACTCCGAACAAGTACAG CGCCATCGTTAAAATTGATTGATTTACCTGGGGTGGATAAAGGAAGTCTTGATGATGCATTG GGTCAATATGCTGAACACAATGATGCAATATTGGTGGTTGTAATTCCTGCTTCCCAGGCTCCAGAAGTTGCGTCAGCAAAAGCCATTAGAATTGCAAAGGAGCTTGATGGAGAAT GTACGAGAACTGTTGGTGTCATTAGTAAGATAGATCAGGTTGCTTCAGAACCAAAAATCCTTGCTGCTGTAAAAGCTCTTTTATTAAATCAAGGACCACGAAGTACAGCTGACATCCCCTGGGTTGCTTTAATTGGACAATCCGTCTCCATAGCATCAGCTCAATCGGGAGGCGTAGGATCTGACAGCTCTTTGGAAGCTGCATGGCGAGCCGAGAATgaaagtttgaaatctattcttaCAGGGGCCCCGGAGAGCAAGCTTGGGAGACTAGCCTTGGTAGAGACTCTTGCTCAGCAGATCAGAAGCCGTATGAAAGTCAGGCTTCCAAGTCTCCTCTCTGG GCTTCAGGGTAAGTCCCAAACAGTACAGGATATGCTTTTCAGACTTGGTGAACAGATGGTTCAGAGTTCTGAGGGTACAAAAGCATTAGCACTGGAGCTTTGCCGCGAGTTTGAAGACAAGTTTCTCCAGCATATTTCTACTGGAGAG GGTGGAGGGTGGAAAGTTGTTGCTAGTTTTGAAGGGAATTTTCCTAATAGGATCAAGCAGCTTCCATTAGATAGGCATTTCGACATAAATAATGTGAAGAGG ATTGTGCTTGAAGCAGATGGTTATCAACCTTATCTTATCTCTCCTGAGAAAGGGTTGAGGTCTTTAATCAAGGGTGTTCTGGAGCTTGCAAAAGAACCTTCACGTCTTTGTGTTGAAGAG gTGCACCGTGTACTCGTTGATATTGTCTCAGCTGCTGCAAATGCGACTCCAGGCCTTGGACGATATCCTCCATTTAAGCGAGAG GTTGTAACAATTGCCACATCTGCTTTGGAAGGATTCAAGACTGAAGCAAGAAATATGGTTGTTGCGCTTGTTGACATGGAACGGGCATTTGTTCCTCCACAGCATTTTATTCGCTTGGTGCAGAGGCG AATGGATCGACAACGACGTGAGGATGAGCTTAAGGGCCGATCATCCAAAAAGGCATCAGAGGCTGAACAGTCCATATTGAACAGG GCTACTAGTCCGCAAACTGTAAGTCAACAAAGTGGAGGGAACTTAAAATCTATGAAAGATAAGCCCAATCAGCaagataaagataaagataaagataCACAAGAAGCGTCTGCCTTGAAGACAGCAGGGCCTGAAGGGGAAATAACAGCAG GTTTTTTATTGAAGAAGAGTGCCAAAACCAATGGTTGGAGCAGAAGATGGtttgttttgaatgaaaaaacAGGAAAA CTTGGATACACCAAGAAACAAGAAGAACGACACTTCCGAGGCGTCATCACGTTGGAG GAGTGTAACTTGGATGAAGTCTCAGAGGAAGAGGAAGCTCCTTCAAAGAGTTCAAAGGATAAAAAGGCAAATGGTCCTGATACTGGGAAAACACCCAGTCTTTTATTCAAGATAACAAGCAAGGTTCAATATAAGACTGTTCTAAAAG CCCATAGTGCTGTTGTTTTAAAGGCTGAGAGTATGGCAGATAAAACTGAGTGGTTGAATAAAATGAGAAATGTTATTATTTCTAAGGGAGGTCAAGTTAAGGGTGAATCTGCCCCTTCGATGCGACAAAGTCTTTCTGATGGTTCACTT GATACAGCGGTCAGAAGACCTGCTGATCCTGACGAAGAACTTCGATGGATGTCTCAAGAAGTCCGTGGTTATGTTGAAGCTGTTCTTAACAGTCTGGCTGCCAATGTCCCTAAG GCAGTTGTTCTATGCCAAGTAGAAAAGGCAAAAGAAGACATGCTCAATAAATTGTACATTTCTGTCAG TTCCCAAAGTGCAGCAAGAATAGAAGAACTACTCCAGGAGGACCAGAATGTGAAGCGCAGAAGAGAACGCTACCAAAAACAATCATCTCTACTTTCCAAGCTTACTAGGCAATTAAGTATTCATGACAATCAAGCAGCTGCAGCTTCCAACATTTCAAATGGTGGGGGTGCAG TGAGTAGTCCAACTTCTTCTGGTACATCAGGCGATGACTGGAGATCTGCGTTTGACGCTGCCGCCAATGGTCCGTCAGATTCATACTGGGTTTCTAAGTCTAATGGTCACAGTCGCCGGAAAAGTGATCCAGCCCAAAATGGTGATTTAAGCTCCGGGGCAAACTCCAGCAGTCGACGCACACCTGTTAGAGTGCCACCTGCTCCTCCGTATTCTGGACAACGCTCATAG
- the LOC142522831 gene encoding uncharacterized protein LOC142522831, giving the protein MAKTKKELLTSAPWRVESDEKFKDARLKVTSQPGSTPTMHVPAAKKKSPNSDFDEDSLTEIDPELRYSFQRNFQFLQRVFSIDTMVKPLPPAMAYNVSRNLSFFTRIFTQFFDPEGIADAQKSLGLGQEQKARNVR; this is encoded by the exons ATGGCGAAGACAAAGAAAGAGCTGCTCACTTCGGCTCCATGGAGAGTTGAAAGTGACGAGAAATTCAAAGACGCCCGGCTCAAAGTCACGAGCCAACCAGGTTCCACACCTACGATGCACGTCCCCGCCGCCAAGAAGAAATCCCCAAATTCCGATTTCGACGAAGACTCCCTCACTGAAATCGATCCCGAGCTGCGATACAGCTTCCAGCGCAACTTCCAG TTCCTTCAACGTGTTTTCAGCATCGACACGATGGTGAAACCTCTTCCTCCCGCCATGGCCTACAATGTTTCACGCAATTTGAGCTTCTTCACCAGGATTTTTACTCAATTCTTCG ATCCTGAAGGTATAGCAGATGCACAGAAATCACTGGGACTAGGTCAGGAACAGAAAGCTCGCAATGTCCGTTGA
- the LOC142522830 gene encoding uncharacterized protein LOC142522830, with product MELKLLAQSCPPPKIFKSSALFAKNFSQRCKLHLQRISWKSQDKKSLVHVFVKQDETLSSISKLYGVPILEIATSGKDIEDSGLIFEGKHLDAASPIIAYAQVRHFGGGEWLKNKLSKTSQDLGFRGREWNQIIMKPSHHPLIRAKTTSSFLVLVPLVAFCIGCIMVAVRIRNAKDLRNQEPQMSGVHQRMSKSTIWRTALSDLMNPDGMDTECEPDSAHVSEDEEQQPHIYEHSGDCAKVEDDYQKFLSECGMSEWGYWRGGSPK from the exons ATGGAACTGAAGCTTCTTGCTCAATCTTGTCCTCCGCCCAAAATCTTCAAATCCTCTGCATTGTTTGCCAAAAACTTCTCGCAG AGATGTAAGCTTCATCTTCAGCGGATATCTTGGAAGAGTCAAGATAAGAAAAGCTTGGTTCATGTTTTTGTCAAACA AGATGAAACTCTGTCTTCCATTTCAAAATTATATGGAGTGCCAATTCTTGAAATTGCTACTTCTGGCAAGGATATTGAGGATAGTGGGCTTATTTTTGAAGGGAAACATCTTGATGCCGCTTCTCCTATTATCGCATATGCTCAAGTG CGTCACTTTGGAGGCGGGGAATGGCTTAAAAATAAGTTGTCTAAAACAAGTCAAGACTTGGGATTTCGAGGCAGAGAATGGAATCAGATCATTATGAAGCCATCGCACCATCCTTTAATTAGA GCTAAAACCACTAGTTCTTTTCTGGTTCTGGTACCTCTGGTAGCCTTTTGCATCGGATGCATAATGGTGGCTGTTAGAATTAGAAATGCTAAAGATCTGAGAAATCAAGAACCACAAATGTCCGGAGTTCATCAACGCATGTCTAAAAGCACGATATGGAGAACGGCTCTCAGTGACTTAATGAATCCAGATGGAATGGATACTGAATGTGAACCAGATTCTGCT CATGTCTCCGAAGACGAGGAACAACAACCTCACATCTATGAGCACTCTGGTGATTGTGCAAAAGTTGAAGATGACTATCAAAAGTTCCTTTCCGAGTGTGGAATGAGTGAATGGGGCTATTGGCGTGGAGGTTCACCAAAATAG